In the genome of Falco naumanni isolate bFalNau1 chromosome 5, bFalNau1.pat, whole genome shotgun sequence, the window GAGTTCCCAGTGAGTTTGAAAGGTAAAGCTTGCTTAAAAACCAAAAGTGCCATTTGGTCCTTTTGCAGAAACCTGTTTATGAGGGATGCTAATGTAAAATAGCTTCTTAGTGTAAAATACAAAGCTCTTCATACTTAGGGTGAAATCTGGAGCCTGGATTTGAAGGAACCAGATTATCATCCTAAGAACCTCACCTATATCATCTACCCATTTCATAAGACTTTGTGGCATCCTGAACTTGGCAGGCAGCTATTTATTTACAATACTGATGACTGCAGGATAAATGACAAAGACATCATTTAGATAGAACTCCCTTCTGGGAGTGGCCCTTCCACTTTGTTGTTGCTTGAGACTGGACACGTAAGAACTATGAAGAAATGTCTCATTTTCTCCATCTAGAAGCTGCAGGTAATACTGTTTACCTAAACCCCAGGGATATTGTGAGCATTCATTGTTATAATAGTCCATTTCTAAATAATCTCCTTGTAAAAAGAAGTtgttaaaaccattttaaaagcaatgttttgtAGGAATTTAGTGatgaatatttatatattcagcTCCTACTGCTAGAACAccagtatttgttttgttttattgcttttttagCTGGATAATAATATTTCTTGATTTAAAGTTTCATCTCTCTAATGACCATTTCTGGATGCTAAATTTTAGATTGCATTTACATATGAGACACTGCTATTTTGTTAAGTAGGAGACATATTATACGGATAATCAGTTTATCTTAAGCTGTAATTCTATGTCTAGCAAGGATTCAAATTTCTAGGATGGAGGATGGCTAATGGCTTAGTGAAGTCTGGTAAAACATCTTTGAGATAAATCCCAGCATAATGAGATCAGTTAGATCTAACTGtaaaatggaagagaagcttaattttaattttcaaatgcagtttggtgctttgctttttattttacaacttTACAGAGATatatctgaaatttaaaaaaatgccagaacTGGATGGATCTTCTGAATATGCATAAACTAAAAGTGAGAaactaaactttaaaaaaagaaaaggagaactAGCTAGTTTCATGTGAGGTTAGATTTTCTATTCCACAGAAACTAATTTGCCTCCCATGTAAATTCTCTGATGAAAGGATGTGACTACTTTGCAGCTATAAGATCCTCTTACATAGGTTATGTGGGTAGTAAAATAGTACAGGCAGCAAAATAgcagtaacaataataatttcagtCACAGAGATCTACAGTTATATAAGCGATCAAGGGGTCATTGTCAAATTAGGTAGCATCTGGCTTTTTGGCATTTAGGGTTGTATTTTAACTAATGTGTACATCGTGCTTTTGTGTTTTACTATTTTCATGCAATTACAGTCCTTGTGACAGAAACTGGACAAGACCAGCTGCAGCATTAAAGCTGCTGTTTAAGCACACAGCATATGAAGTGGCAGTGCAAACTTTTTAGGGCAGTCAGTACAATTCCATTCTGAACTGCCAAGGGAGTAAGAACTTGCCTGCACACACAAAACATTGCAGAAAAgctatgtatttaaaatacgTTGGCTTTTTCTGAAATTGCTCTACGTTTTGGAGTCTGAGAAGGTAAATCAGGGTGAATAGCCTTCCTAAGCTTTAGCATCTGAGATTGCTCAGGAGCTTCTAACCATCCTTTGTGAGTCACAGTAGTTTTGTCACCTAAAATCTGCATGTGACTGATAACATTTGGGGAAGAAGGGAGTACCACTTCTAACTGCTCTTGTGAGTCAGCTCTGTGTAACAGGACCTTAGCAGTTGTAGGAGACAGCTCATACTGAGCAGAAGCGTCCTGGGTTCCCACCATTTTTGAGATCCAGCATGGAAGTAGAGCCCTGGGCAAGAGATGGAGCGACCAAGGGCACTCATCAACTCAGCACTGAGCTCCTTCTTCAGAAACTGGCTTTATTTAtcaaaaaggaaagcacaaggGCACAGAAGTAAGGTGCTGAAGGGCCTGGGGAAAAGCTGATACTACATCTGGGGCCCAAGATCACCTTTTCTTCCAATCATCTGCTGAGGGCCCAGCTTTCCCTCTCTTATTGGAGCAGAGCAAGACAGCAGTAGGGAAGGTCTGTAGCATCTGTACTGAGGCAGAGGGTATCAGAAGTACTGTGCTAGTCTGCAGCAGAGGGGTGTTCCTGAGTTAGAAAAACATTACCAAACGACAGTGCCTTCCCCCCCAGCATTGGTAatacagattattattttttttaagtagtattttgtttcttggtATTGTGTCACACTTAACACACTGTGGGACTTGGACAAATAATAGAATTTCacctctgtttttccttcatttttgaGATAATGCTTGATGAACCAAATGAAAAGCTCCTAACaccaggaaaaatgtaaaaaattaaaacaggaaataaaaactgaGCGCACTGCTTTCTGGCTGTCTATAGCTATTTATCTACAGCCATACACCCCAAACATGCTCAGAAGTGACCTTTGGCACTGAAACAAACCTGCCTTTACTGGTACCTGACCAGAACTTTTCCCAGCCCAAATTTGGTTCTTGTCAAGCACCATTCCCCTGAGCTTggccagccctggcagctgggaggggCTGTTCCTGGCACCAGTCTTGGCACAGGCAGTTCCCATCCAGCTGGCCTTGGCACAGCCCTGGATTTACTGGTGTAGATGAAGCCTTCCTATCCCAAACAGACCAGTCTCATAGATACATTAACTCCACGTCGTAAAACAAGAGTTTAGATTATCTTGTTTCACCGGGGATTTCCCGGGTTAGGGTGGGTCTGTCCCACAGGAAATGCAGCACCCTCAACCAGCTGTGCTGGAATGGCCCATGTTCCGCAGCCGAAGGAGCCTCGGCAGGCCATCAGCTCCACCCGTGGCAGCTCACACGCTAGCTGAAGGAACGCAGGCCTTTGTGGTCACTGAAACTAGCAATAACGTTTTTTGAGAGGAAAACTGGCTTTCCTGAATTGCAGTGTTCTGTGGAGCCACGTTAGGAGAGGAGGGTGATTAAAATCTTGGCCCATTACACACAGTTTATAATTAGCCAGCTCGGGAGTAGTTTGGGAGCATCCcactgaaaaaatgaattacAGGGGGAAGTGGCACCTTTGTGAGGAATGCAAACTCCCCATAGGTTGGATCGAGCACTGGGCCTCGCTCCCGTGGCCGGGCCTGCACTGCGGGGGCTCGGGGGAGGCCCTGGCGCTGATCCTCCCTCATGAAGGTGCCGGCCCCCTCCCGGGGTCTCAGGCAGCGCCAGAAGGAGCTCTGAGCTCTGCcgagcggggggggggggggggctaggGAAAGGGCGGCTGAAGGCGAGGAGCCAGCGCTAGCCGCGGGCGGGTGGTGACGCCAAGGCTGCGACGGGCCCCGAAGCCACCGGGAGCCCCCGAGCCACGACAGAGCCGAGACGAAGGCCCTGCCCGAGGGAGGGCtagcggcggcgggggggcggagCCGCCCTTGCGCCTGCGCAGCACCCGCAGGAAGTGCGTCCCGCCCCGCCCACCAAGATGGCTGCGTCTGCCGCTCGCTTAGCGGCTCGGCGGCTTTTCTTGCCTTGGTCTACTCGCCTTGTGCGAGCGTCCGGCTCGAGGGAGCGGGTAGGCGGCGGAGCGGGGAGCGGGAGGGAGCTGCGGAGAGCCCAAGCGCCCCAGTGGCTCCTTACGGTGGTGCTCGGGCTGCCGcgatgggggcggggggactGGCGGCCGGGAGGCGCGGTGCACACTGGGACTTGTAGTCGCGGCGGCGGGAAGGCAGTGGCGCTGGGTGGGCGCCCTGCCGCGGTGCATGGCGGGAATCGTAGTCTCCGCCCGGCTGTGGTGAAGGTGGCGGCCGCCCGCCCTTTGGCGGGACACGGTTCTCCGGTGGACGAGCCCggtgtgctgcctgctccctggaGCCGTTGCTACCCCATATCGAACCCCGCGGTGCCGAGGTGTCGGGGCTGGCTCGGCACTGGGAGTCGGAgcggtgctgtgctggggcGTCGGTGAGATACCTTGGAAAGGGGCGGCAGCAGCCGCCACCCGGCGCAGGGTCTGCCGTGCTCACCCCAGGGGGAGCCCGGAGGAAGTTTCAGTTCTCCTTCTCTCCCATGTTTAGGTGGAGGCTGCCCGGGGGCCCTGATCCCGGAGCTCTCCCCTTCTGCCATTTTCCTCATTCTCTCAGTTTGAGACCtaagcttttccttctgaaaacaggagagggggattttgttttcaagcaCAGGTTTCTCCTTCTGTAATGCAGACTAGTAGTGAAAATAATCACTTGCAGCAGCCCAGGCGAGCCATGTGTCTGGCAGAagagcaggctggcagcagcctgggctgaaCAAACAGGAGCGCAGCCAGCAGATCAAAGAAAGTGATTAGTTTGTTCTTCTCAGGGGGTTAGTATATGGCAGCTGGTTTGGGGCTCCTCACTGTAAGGAGGACAATTAGTGAACTGGAGTGTGTTCGGCAGAGAAAGTTGAGCGTGTGCCttgtgaggagaggctggggggctggggcttgttcagcctagagaagacACAGGTTTGGTTGGATCTAACAGTAGCCTGCCAGTACCTGTGAGAAGGTTGTCAGGAGGACAAACCTGGGCTTTTCACAGTGGGGCATGGTGGCAGGATGAGAGGCAATGGGTGTAAGTTGAAATGAGAGTGAAAACTGGATATATGGCAGTCAAATCCACCGGCAGTCAAGCagtggagcaggctgcccaggagaCTGTGCGGTTTCTCACCACCCTGGGAGATTTTCAATACCCAGCTGCAAGAAGCCCCAAGCAAACTGGTCTGACTCTGTAGCTGATCCTACTTGGAGgaggaggttggactagagacctcctgaggtctGTTCAAGAATGAATTGTGCTATGATCCTAAAATACATGAGGAGGAGAGTGGGTGAGAGCTGGATTTTGTACTTTCATGTTTAGGGCAGTCACATGTTGAGAGAAATCTTTGTTTATttgataaatttaaaataataatttttgaaataGCTTATTGCTTGAAGTACACATTTGGGATACATATCTAAATTTCTTGATGTTGGAAAAAGtgtaataaacatttttaacttccaccttcccttcttttctaCCCCCTTCTGATTTTATGTGCTTTAACTGCTAGATGATTGTGTAAAAGGTGGCAATTTCAATATCTGTCCCTGTTCTGAACAGCAGGTGGCTGTGATTTGCAGTCCTGGGCATAGGCCCTTGAAGTATTCTCACTTCGCTTTAGGAAGTGGGTACCCAAAAGAATTCCAGACGCTAAAGAATATATCCAAGTCCTGCTGACTCTTGCTGGCAGAATGGGGAAACGAGTGTGGCTCTTAGGGTGGCTGGCTGATGATAGCACCATGCTTTTCTGTCAGATCATTTGATTGGAGGGAGGCAGATGCAGTctgcttaattttaattatcttcATGTTTTGCTTCTGAGTCTGGTTAGTATGATGTGAAGTACTGGCAAATAAATAGgtgctgaattttttctttttaagtgcaTACTTAAAAAAAGATCCACAAACTTAGTGTTTAAGCTCAAGAATACATATTTCAGAAGAGCATCCTGGGATGTAATTTAACAGCCTGAGTGTGACTGGTGATTTTCCCTTACAGTGTGTGCATGTTGGAACATGCAGGCTCAGAGCTTccaaagcagcaacagaagtaGTCTTAAATGTTCCTGAAACTAGGGTGAGTCCTTTGGAAAATGGCTTACAAGTAGCCTCTGAAGACTCTGGACTCTCAACATGCACGGTATGTAACTTGTAAAGGGCAGATTTTTTCATAACCGTTCATGTGTGTTCATTTCCTTGTGGAACTAAATTGCATTCTTCCAATGTTTATTAACAATGGTTCTTAAAACTTAAGCTAGGAAATAGAAGTCTTAAGgcttttgtaaatattttgtgattaGGTTTTATTGTGACGGTCaacatctttttcttgaaaacctgtttcatttaatgaaaaagccATGTAAAAATAGGTCTTGAAAATGTAAGTGTAGTTCATacacaaaacaagcaaagctgCATTGTTAGCTGGTAAAatgacttctgttttttttccccaatgagGTCGGACTTTGGATTGATGCTGGAAGCAGGTATGAAAATGAGAAGAACAATGGAACTGCTCACTTCCTTGAGCATATGGCTTTCAAGGTGAGTATAAGTATTGATGTAGAAGTTTCCAGTGGATTTCTAGGTTATTTATCTTTAAAGATCAGCGATAAGAACTTTGTCAGAATTgtataattacattttccaaattgaggagaggaaaaaataagcagaCAACTTAGACTTTGGTTTCCATTAGAAAATGAAGCTAAAGTCCTAGTTCTGTGTAGCTGATACACAGCTATAGGTTAGTAACACAGATCTAATTTTAACTAATTTCTAACTTGTTGTAATAATCTTAGAAGATACACATCCCCCTTTTGccagcttttaattttcatttgggAGCATAGTAGGATTTATATCTGACTTTCAAGCTTGGGGAGATTAGTATGccagttttctttccagaataCTTTTTGTTTCACTTGATCTTAACTTTTCCAGACAAGAAGTAGTAATAAGGAGTAAGTAAATTAAGGAGTCTAGTTTGATTTTcttattgttttatttcagggaaCAAAAAAGAGATCTCAGTTAGACCTTGAACTAGAGATTGAGAATATGGGAGCTCATCTGAATGCGTATACATCCAGGGAACAAACTGTGTATTATGCAAAGGCTTTTTCGAAAGACTTACCAAGAGGTAACTGCTTTCATTCatcaaaacagcaaagaatGAGATGCTTATCCAGCTTGTGATGAGGCAACACAGAATGATGCTTTTGCAGTGTAACAGTCCCTTCTGTCCCAGGTTAAAAGTCCTTTCTTGAACATCACAGGAATGTGAGAATGCAGGTTTGGAAAGGAGAATGCCAGCAGGGAAGTTgatatttgaaacatttttgtctttagattcctgaaagaaaatacattttggacTTCTCCCTTCCTGCAGAACAAGTCTTTTGTCCCCTTACAAATATTATTAGCAAATCTCAGGCTGCTTGGTCTTTGGCCTGGGTTTTACTTTTGAAACCAGATTTTTCTGGTAGTCTGAAAATatgctttcctttcccatctctATTTTCAATTAGCTGTGGAAATTCTTGCTGACATAATTCAGAACAGTActctgggagaagcagagattGAGCGTGAGCGAGGAGTTATACTTCGAGAGATGCAAGAGGTTGAAACCAATTTACAAGAAGTTGTCTTTGATTACCTTCATGCTACGGCCTATCAGAAGACAGCCCTAGGACGGACAATTTTAGGACCCACTGAAAACATCAAGTATGTCCaaatttgtggctgtctttagttatgtttaattttatttaattgaacTTTTATATGTTGAAAAGACACATCTGAAAATGTAGGGAGCAGCGTTACTTTTCAGTTTTACCTGGAAGGTAGCTGAAGTTGCACTGGTTGTAACTGTAAGGATTCCCCTGTTGCCTTAATTCCCCTGTATGCAGGCATCAAAGGGTGTGTAAACTTCAGATGTCTACTGCATGTCTTCATCATTTGCcgtatttttcctgtttgttaaAGATgcatctgaaacaaaattagaaatgctcttttttcctgtgggtttATCATAAATACAACTGCATTTGCACTCCTCTTTCAGCATTTGTTTATACCAGTACAGACCAGGAGACTGCTAAATGTGCTGTTTTCAAATTGGCATGAGATCATTAGTGGATCCAGTTTCCACCCGAGTTGTGATTCTCACTCCTTCTCAGTTAGAAGTTAGAAGAGTTTTGAAAGGCAAAATGTGTCAagtttccatttcctttttagGAAGTTACCCTTATTTTAGCTTTCTGCCTCTATGCAGCTCTGTGCAAAGATATTCTATTTTTCTGTACACTTGTCTCTTTTTACTGTAATAAACTTTACTAATGCAGTAGTGATGTTTCCTTGACTGTTTCTAGATCCATAAACCGTAATGACTTGGTGGAGTACATAACAACACATTACAAAGGACCCAGAAtggtcctggctgctgctggaggttaGTATGAGAGATTTGCCCTGAGTCATGTGAAACTATACTTAAAATAATGGTTTTTAAGTTTCTGGGAACAACATGATGAATTACCCGTTGTTCAGTAGGCCCTGGAAGTTCATTGTTAGCCCTGTGTGTTTTGTCCCTTACTCTTTGAACTTTTGTTCCCTTTTCCTCTCAGTAATATTCCAGAAACTTTCTTAAACCAGTGACTGGAAGTGGATTGGAGGCCAAGGTCATTCTTTCATGTGGGCAGGAAAAGAGTGGCCTAGAAGGGGTTCAGTGTGAAAAGAGCAGgacaaagaaagcagagagaaagaggaataaCATTGAGGCTAAAAGGAAACTGCTTATTTTGGTGTAATACTAATAGAAGGCTATTGAGGAGAATTAAGGAGGTTGATCATGATGACCTTACTGTGTGTAACAGGTGTAAGGATTCTGAAAGTAGGGCATTAAAGCAGGGGAACAATAAATAACTGGTTGAGTCTTTAAACTGCACAACAATTTAAATTAACTGTTTACAAAGTAACATTACAAAGTATGTGAAATATCTTTGTCCAGGGGTCTGTCATGATGAGCTACTTGACCTAGCAAAATGCCATTTTGGTAACTTGCCATCTGCTCCAGAAGGAGGACTGCCACCCTTGCCACCTTGTAGCTTCACAGGTAGTGAGGTAAGGTGTTAGATGGCTTTTTGAGCTGTCCCTTGTATCCCTATCAGGACAACTGACGTGGTCTTTGCTGTCGAGAGCAAGCTGTTCAGCCACAAATTAAAAGGTTCAGCAGATTCAAAGGTTTCTTGCTCCCAGTGATGGCAATGGAGTAGCTGCTTTCCAAAGCAGTACTTCCCAACTTTTCTAGGACAAGCCTCACTACCACCACTTCTTCTGCTTCATCAGTTTCTGGAGGAATACCTTCCTCATCCCTGCTGCTACTTCCCTTTTATCCCCTTGCCTACGGTGTTGGACCATTTCCACTTGTTGAGATTCACTGATTTAAAGGATATGGCAGAGAACTGAGGCATCTGTGTTCTATTCCTGGCTCTGTTCAGGTTTTGAAAAGTAATcagctttccttgctgctgtgaGTCACAAAATTACTTGTAATGCCCTCCCTATGTACGTGGCATTAGGCTTGCTGGTGGCAAAGTGCTCTGAAATTGCCACAGGGAAGACTAGTTAAGGCCGATGTTAAATAAAGCTTCATAAGCTTTAATTTTTGgttctgtgtgtgtgcgctTTATAATACAGATGTAATGGAAATGTCTGTCTCGTGATTTTTAACTTCCTGTATACATTCCCCTGCACTGATTGTACTACAGCTACTTTCATATGTTCCCACAGATCCGCATAAGAGACGATAAGATGCCCTTGGCACACATCGCGATAGCTGTTGAAGCTGCTGGCTGGTCGCATCCAGATACAATCCCACTTATGGTAGCAAATACTCTGATAGGTAATTGGGATCGCTCCTTTGGAGGAGGCGTGGTGAGTGAACATGCAAGCACCTTCCTGCTCTTAATGAGGCTGGTGAGATCTCTCTGATGGGTACTGCCAGTACAGAACCGTTCAAGCCTGTCTGATGGCATTACTAGTACTTTATGGCTGTTTCTGAATGTCCTTTTTTGGAGTGGGAGAAGGGGATCCAGTTCTGAGTCTGAGAGAATTTGTTGCCCAAGATTTAGGAAAATATTAGGAAGTGGTTCTAAACCACCAAAATAGAGGTCACTCGAGGTCTGCCAGCCCTCATGGAAAGTAGGATGTTTCATACCTGTATGTCATCAGACATACCTGTGGGTATCAGTAACTGTCCTTTTCTTGAACCCAAGTAGCTTTGTGATTGTGGCTTCAATCCAGGCTGTTACTTGGAAATGTGAGATTATGTGCAGGGAAGGAAACTGTTGAGATGAAAAGCTGATAACCTCATAGCGTCTGCTGGAGCCTGTGTTACTACTGCATGTTCTGTCAtcattgaaatgaaaacaggaggCCATGGA includes:
- the PMPCB gene encoding mitochondrial-processing peptidase subunit beta isoform X1, which codes for MAASAARLAARRLFLPWSTRLVRASGSRERCVHVGTCRLRASKAATEVVLNVPETRVSPLENGLQVASEDSGLSTCTVGLWIDAGSRYENEKNNGTAHFLEHMAFKGTKKRSQLDLELEIENMGAHLNAYTSREQTVYYAKAFSKDLPRAVEILADIIQNSTLGEAEIERERGVILREMQEVETNLQEVVFDYLHATAYQKTALGRTILGPTENIKSINRNDLVEYITTHYKGPRMVLAAAGGVCHDELLDLAKCHFGNLPSAPEGGLPPLPPCSFTGSEIRIRDDKMPLAHIAIAVEAAGWSHPDTIPLMVANTLIGNWDRSFGGGVQNLSSKLGQIACHGNLCHSFQSFNTCYTDTGLWGLYMVCEPSTIEDMVHFVTREWIRLCTSVTENEVARAKNLLKTNMLLQLDGSTPICEDIGRQMLCYKRRIPIPELEARIEAIDAQTIREVCTKYICDKHPAIAGVGPIEQLPEYNKICSGMY
- the PMPCB gene encoding mitochondrial-processing peptidase subunit beta isoform X2, with the translated sequence MAASAARLAARRLFLPWSTRLVRASGSRERCVHVGTCRLRASKAATEVVLNVPETRVSPLENGLQVASEDSGLSTCTVGLWIDAGSRYENEKNNGTAHFLEHMAFKGTKKRSQLDLELEIENMGAHLNAYTSREQTVYYAKAFSKDLPRAVEILADIIQNSTLGEAEIERERGVILREMQEVETNLQEVVFDYLHATAYQKTALGRTILGPTENIKSINRNDLVEYITTHYKGPRMVLAAAGGVCHDELLDLAKCHFGNLPSAPEGGLPPLPPCSFTGSEIRIRDDKMPLAHIAIAVEAAGWSHPDTIPLMVANTLIGNWDRSFGGGVNLSSKLGQIACHGNLCHSFQSFNTCYTDTGLWGLYMVCEPSTIEDMVHFVTREWIRLCTSVTENEVARAKNLLKTNMLLQLDGSTPICEDIGRQMLCYKRRIPIPELEARIEAIDAQTIREVCTKYICDKHPAIAGVGPIEQLPEYNKICSGMY
- the PMPCB gene encoding mitochondrial-processing peptidase subunit beta isoform X3, yielding MLAGMCQNSEMLEISSGISPNFTRTFPKCVHVGTCRLRASKAATEVVLNVPETRVSPLENGLQVASEDSGLSTCTVGLWIDAGSRYENEKNNGTAHFLEHMAFKGTKKRSQLDLELEIENMGAHLNAYTSREQTVYYAKAFSKDLPRAVEILADIIQNSTLGEAEIERERGVILREMQEVETNLQEVVFDYLHATAYQKTALGRTILGPTENIKSINRNDLVEYITTHYKGPRMVLAAAGGVCHDELLDLAKCHFGNLPSAPEGGLPPLPPCSFTGSEIRIRDDKMPLAHIAIAVEAAGWSHPDTIPLMVANTLIGNWDRSFGGGVQNLSSKLGQIACHGNLCHSFQSFNTCYTDTGLWGLYMVCEPSTIEDMVHFVTREWIRLCTSVTENEVARAKNLLKTNMLLQLDGSTPICEDIGRQMLCYKRRIPIPELEARIEAIDAQTIREVCTKYICDKHPAIAGVGPIEQLPEYNKICSGMY